A region of the Candidatus Methanoperedens sp. genome:
AACATGATACTTGGTTATTCAAGGATGAGGTATATTGAATTTACGCTAAGCATTGACGTATATTCCTTGATTAAGTGCCATATGAATGCGTTTCGTTATTTTGGTGGATACCCAAAAGAGATACTCTACGATAATATGAAACAAGTAGTGATAACCAGAGCACTAAAATCAACCGATTCGGAATGGAACACCAAATTTGAGGACTTCTTCAAGCATTATGGATTTATTCCTCGCTTATGCCGCCCCTATCGACCCCAGACAAAAGGTAAGGTAGAAAATACAGTCGGGTATGTTAGGAGAGATTTCTTCCTTGGCGGGAGCTTTAGCTCGGTTACAGATATTAATACCCAGTCAATCTCATGGCTAAATAGGGTAAATTCCAGCATACATGGAACAACACATGAGATCCCTCTTGAACGTCTTAAAGCAGAAGAACTAAAACCAATAGACGGAGTTCCTGAATATCTTGTTATCCATGAAGAGACAAGGACGATATCAAGGGATTGCTTTATTTCATACATTGGGAATCAATATTCTGTTCCATATCGATTTGCAGGCAGAGAGGCTACACTTGCTATATTCGATGGCAAATTTAGTGTTATTGTGGGCGGAGAACATGTCTGTGAACATGAAATACTTGCAGGAAGCGGCAGGGTATCGAGAATCAAAGAACATTTCAAAGGATTGATATGTGAAATCCTGAAGGAAAATAAAGCTGCCATGAACAAACCAGGGCAATCGATATTGAAATTTGAAAGTATTGATGTGGAAAAACGTCCTCTTTCAGTTTATGAAGCTTTCAGTGAGGAATGAAATCATGAGTAATCTTGCTTATGAACGACTTCATGCAAACCTTGTTAAATTGAAACTGAGTACTGTCAGCACTATTCTGGATAACTATCTGGAAATTGCTGCAAAGGAGGGAAAGACTACTATGGAGGTTCTCGATTATTTGATAGATCAGGAAAAACATGCCAAGGATGCCTCATCACGGGAAACAAGAATGAGACTTGCTGGTTTTCCTGCAAAAAAGAGACTTGAGGATTTCAATTTCGAGTTTCAACCATCGATTGATAAAGCAGTTATCAGCGACCTTGCTTTGTTAAGATTCATTTATAATGCAGAAAATGTGGTTTTCCTTGGTCCTCCTGGTGTTGGG
Encoded here:
- a CDS encoding IS21 family transposase, which produces MHAQGLNITEISNKTGFDRKTVRKYLNLRTIPQPKKRAKRESKLDNYKDYIIKKLNEGPYTAVRLFREIQEMGFTGKITIVSDFVTKVRPERGVFATLRYETKPGVQAQVDWSEFGKVGIDGKIQKLYCFNMILGYSRMRYIEFTLSIDVYSLIKCHMNAFRYFGGYPKEILYDNMKQVVITRALKSTDSEWNTKFEDFFKHYGFIPRLCRPYRPQTKGKVENTVGYVRRDFFLGGSFSSVTDINTQSISWLNRVNSSIHGTTHEIPLERLKAEELKPIDGVPEYLVIHEETRTISRDCFISYIGNQYSVPYRFAGREATLAIFDGKFSVIVGGEHVCEHEILAGSGRVSRIKEHFKGLICEILKENKAAMNKPGQSILKFESIDVEKRPLSVYEAFSEE